A single window of Gammaproteobacteria bacterium DNA harbors:
- a CDS encoding metallophosphoesterase: protein MSLNTNRRDFLKLAGLGGVVVASSLGPWGRALAAAGQDFSFVQMSDSHWGFEGPPSPEAKNTLKRAVAAVNSFEYQPDFIMFTGDLTHAAPDDKERHRRMAEFKTIVADLKVKDVRFIPGENDAGLDNGEMYKTMFGVGHYSFDHKGVHFIALDNVSDPNGLIGEDQLQWLHADLARHDKAQPVVVFAHRPLFDLYPAWDWATNDGAKAIDILTPYEYVTVFYGHIHQEHHHMTGKIAHHAAESLIFPFPPAGSQPKRKPVAWDPTHPFNGLGFVSAQTQGNGFKSVTNPIG from the coding sequence ATGAGTTTAAATACTAACCGCAGAGATTTTCTTAAGCTGGCTGGCCTTGGGGGGGTTGTCGTCGCCTCGAGCCTTGGACCTTGGGGTCGTGCCCTGGCTGCGGCAGGACAGGACTTCTCCTTCGTGCAGATGTCGGACAGCCATTGGGGCTTCGAGGGGCCGCCCAGCCCCGAAGCGAAGAACACCCTGAAGCGCGCCGTCGCGGCTGTGAATAGCTTTGAGTATCAACCCGATTTCATCATGTTCACCGGCGACCTCACCCATGCCGCCCCCGACGACAAGGAGCGCCACCGACGCATGGCGGAATTCAAGACCATCGTTGCCGATCTTAAGGTCAAGGATGTGCGATTCATCCCAGGCGAGAACGATGCCGGGCTCGACAATGGCGAGATGTACAAAACCATGTTTGGCGTCGGTCACTACAGCTTCGATCACAAGGGTGTGCATTTCATTGCGCTCGACAATGTCTCGGACCCTAACGGATTGATTGGAGAAGATCAGCTGCAATGGCTGCACGCCGATTTGGCTCGGCACGACAAGGCGCAGCCGGTCGTCGTCTTCGCTCATCGCCCCTTGTTCGACCTCTATCCTGCATGGGACTGGGCGACCAATGATGGTGCCAAGGCGATCGACATCCTGACGCCCTACGAGTATGTGACGGTGTTCTATGGACATATCCATCAGGAGCATCATCATATGACCGGAAAAATCGCTCATCACGCGGCGGAATCGTTGATTTTTCCGTTCCCGCCTGCGGGTTCACAGCCGAAAAGAAAGCCCGTCGCCTGGGACCCCACCCATCCGTTCAATGGTCTGGGCTTCGTCTCCGCGCAGACCCAAGGCAACGGGTTCAAGTCGGTCACCAATCCGATTGGTTAG
- a CDS encoding porin, with protein sequence MRLCNTKLTALALAAALPVGAQAADNITLYGKARLSVDFTDTGASNVTKVSDAISRLGVKGTEDLGNGLKAIFQMETGVNMDDGAGKTGTLFGGGRNSFVGLAGGFGTVALGIHDSPYRMSTGKMAVFSDTMGDYRNIIGSISTGGGTKFFQREPNTVNYWSPKFDGLQFRAQYRAGEVSGVNQDRYSLSGTYDSGPFAVGLAYEKHNREGSGGKNDTQGLKAGLGYTFQEKTKLGLVYEKLSESGAATAFDRNAWYASLAHNIGDNTVSLAYGRAGNNALASNTGANFYLAGLSHRLSKRTEVYALYAKTRNDSGAQYGLAPGASSGAVAVAVAGQDPSTFSIGINHDF encoded by the coding sequence ATGAGATTGTGCAACACAAAACTAACCGCCCTCGCCCTCGCGGCCGCATTGCCTGTGGGAGCGCAGGCCGCAGACAATATCACCCTCTATGGCAAGGCGCGGTTGTCGGTGGATTTCACCGATACCGGCGCCAGCAACGTCACCAAAGTCAGCGACGCCATTTCACGTCTGGGCGTGAAGGGGACAGAAGATCTTGGCAACGGCCTCAAAGCTATCTTTCAAATGGAGACCGGCGTCAACATGGATGACGGCGCTGGGAAAACCGGCACGCTGTTCGGTGGTGGACGCAACAGCTTTGTCGGCCTAGCCGGTGGCTTCGGTACGGTTGCCCTCGGTATCCACGACAGCCCTTACCGCATGTCCACCGGCAAGATGGCCGTGTTCAGCGACACCATGGGCGACTACCGCAACATCATCGGCAGCATCAGCACGGGCGGCGGGACAAAATTTTTCCAGCGCGAGCCCAACACAGTCAACTACTGGAGTCCCAAGTTCGACGGTCTGCAGTTCAGGGCCCAATACCGGGCCGGCGAGGTCAGCGGCGTGAACCAGGATCGCTACAGTTTGAGCGGCACCTATGACAGCGGCCCCTTCGCGGTCGGCCTGGCGTATGAGAAACACAACCGTGAAGGAAGCGGCGGCAAGAACGACACCCAAGGCCTCAAGGCCGGCCTTGGTTACACCTTCCAAGAGAAGACCAAGCTCGGCCTGGTGTATGAAAAATTATCGGAGAGCGGCGCAGCGACTGCCTTTGACCGCAATGCCTGGTACGCGAGCCTCGCCCACAATATCGGTGACAACACGGTCAGCCTGGCCTATGGTCGTGCGGGTAACAATGCCTTGGCCAGTAATACCGGCGCCAACTTCTACCTCGCCGGACTCTCGCATAGACTCTCCAAGCGCACCGAGGTTTATGCCCTCTACGCCAAGACCCGCAACGACAGCGGGGCTCAATACGGCCTCGCCCCCGGTGCCTCCAGCGGCGCGGTGGCGGTCGCTGTGGCCGGGCAAGATCCCTCGACCTTCTCCATCGGCATCAATCACGACTTCTAA
- a CDS encoding IS5 family transposase, translated as MLRLSDQHWNRIWEHFPEEHIPAGRAGRKPIPARQVLEAVLWILNTGAQWHMLPQCYPNYKTVHRRFQQGCRSEVLRDVMTDLANTLRNEGVPGESECFIDAAFASAKGGGDETGLTKRGKGVKIMAIVDRHGLPLAVSTHAANHHEVTLVQLSFDFYMIEAKPENLTGDRAYDSGNLDDELRQEGIEMIAPHRKNRKKARTQDGRRLRRYERRWMVERFFAWIQWQRRLLVRWEYYAENFLGFVQLATIGVLLRQF; from the coding sequence GTGCTACGACTGAGCGACCAACACTGGAATCGTATCTGGGAACACTTTCCAGAGGAACACATTCCTGCTGGTCGAGCGGGTCGCAAACCCATTCCCGCCCGCCAGGTACTTGAAGCCGTTCTCTGGATTCTCAATACGGGTGCTCAGTGGCACATGCTGCCGCAGTGCTACCCGAATTACAAAACGGTGCATCGCCGTTTTCAACAAGGGTGCCGGAGCGAAGTGCTGCGTGATGTGATGACCGATCTGGCGAATACGCTGCGGAATGAAGGTGTGCCCGGCGAATCGGAATGCTTTATTGATGCCGCCTTTGCATCGGCCAAGGGCGGTGGTGACGAGACCGGCCTGACCAAGCGCGGTAAGGGCGTGAAAATCATGGCAATTGTTGACCGTCATGGGCTTCCGTTGGCGGTCAGTACCCACGCCGCGAATCATCACGAAGTCACGCTGGTGCAGTTGAGCTTTGATTTCTACATGATTGAAGCGAAGCCGGAGAATCTGACCGGTGACCGCGCCTACGATAGCGGCAACTTGGACGACGAACTGCGGCAAGAGGGCATCGAGATGATCGCACCGCATCGAAAGAATCGGAAAAAAGCCAGGACGCAGGACGGTCGTCGTCTGCGCCGTTACGAGCGGCGATGGATGGTCGAGCGATTCTTTGCGTGGATTCAATGGCAACGTCGTCTCCTGGTTCGCTGGGAATATTACGCCGAGAACTTTCTCGGATTCGTTCAATTGGCAACCATCGGTGTCTTGCTCAGGCAATTTTGA
- a CDS encoding esterase-like activity of phytase family protein, translating into MKPRLLTLAISLSVASAAAQADVTLQGRAILPADTFAAGPTSGAHIGGGANGRAAPFINKQPVQGFSAVLKNNDGTFYVMSDNGFGSLENSADYNLRVYHIRPQFKTKEGGSGEIQVMHHFELRDPDHKIPFAITHHFSSARVLTGSDFDIESMQRTADGTFWFGDEFGPFLIHTDATGKVLEAPVALPDYANDVQGRTNVAGGRMPGATSGKEIRSPQNPYNEESSAVRVMNAVRAHAQANGANSAVVFSPWHVMLDDANSNTFVDNRKTPPLGSGLAAASSDIFNVKSIKSAGYPVVTWTVNDKPRMLELMKLGVNGIISDRPDVLIQAAQEFDANGDGAPGDFIGADGLIDISKFDAQGHRGGRNLRPENTLPAMEAALDNLMTTLETDNGVSQDGVPVLNHDPHIQAQKCRRADGTAYTEADEVLVKDLTLAEIQTQFICDKVFRGPDQQNNPALSPVAVAFAASHGLTHPYVMPSTQQLFDFVNTYVDYYRSGIGSAHPNAAKRWKNALKVRYNIETKINPRAEFAARTIGHEPFAATVATVIADNGLQTRADIQSFDFRTLLDVHKTYPGIRTVFLFGDFPIYADSAIAGSDDGTNLQDEHGANTPWLAGLQWPYRVTKDSAPFRAQQSGGFEGMALSSDGSKLYPLLERPLAGDDAKTLLIHEYDIAGKSYTGKQHKYRLDTRGTNIGDFILYNKEEGLVIERDGTQGDLNGFKKLFKIELEDHGEYVEKKEAADLLRIKDPHRISEPVQTGDVGTGFNFAFPFVTIEDVVVLDSKTLGVLNDNNYPFSVGRHVGTSQPDDNEFILIKLEQALDSKEKDKK; encoded by the coding sequence ATGAAACCCAGACTGCTTACGTTAGCGATTTCGCTCTCGGTGGCGAGCGCAGCCGCCCAGGCCGACGTCACCTTGCAAGGCCGGGCCATACTCCCCGCCGACACCTTTGCGGCAGGCCCGACTTCCGGCGCCCATATCGGCGGCGGCGCCAATGGCCGAGCGGCCCCCTTTATCAACAAGCAGCCGGTGCAGGGCTTTTCCGCCGTGCTGAAAAATAACGACGGCACGTTTTACGTCATGTCCGACAATGGCTTCGGCAGCCTGGAGAACTCCGCCGATTATAATTTGCGCGTGTATCACATCCGCCCGCAATTCAAGACCAAGGAAGGCGGCTCGGGTGAGATTCAGGTCATGCACCATTTTGAATTGCGCGATCCTGACCACAAGATTCCGTTCGCCATCACCCACCATTTCAGCAGTGCGCGCGTTCTCACCGGCTCGGATTTTGATATCGAGTCCATGCAGCGCACGGCGGACGGCACATTCTGGTTTGGCGATGAGTTCGGCCCGTTTTTGATCCACACCGATGCGACCGGCAAGGTGCTGGAAGCACCGGTTGCCTTACCCGATTATGCTAATGACGTACAGGGACGTACTAATGTCGCGGGAGGCAGGATGCCGGGAGCGACCTCCGGCAAGGAAATACGCTCGCCGCAAAATCCCTACAATGAGGAATCAAGCGCGGTGCGGGTGATGAACGCGGTGCGCGCGCATGCTCAGGCAAATGGCGCGAACAGTGCGGTGGTGTTCTCGCCCTGGCACGTGATGCTGGATGACGCCAACTCCAATACCTTTGTCGACAACCGCAAGACACCGCCTCTGGGCTCCGGTTTAGCCGCGGCATCGAGTGACATTTTTAATGTGAAATCCATCAAGTCGGCGGGGTACCCCGTGGTCACCTGGACGGTGAATGACAAGCCGCGCATGCTGGAGCTGATGAAGCTCGGTGTGAACGGCATCATCTCGGACCGTCCCGATGTGCTGATACAGGCCGCTCAGGAATTCGACGCCAACGGCGACGGCGCGCCTGGCGATTTCATTGGCGCCGATGGGCTGATTGACATCAGCAAATTCGACGCGCAAGGCCATCGCGGCGGGCGCAACCTGCGCCCGGAGAATACCCTGCCCGCAATGGAGGCGGCGCTCGATAATCTGATGACCACGCTGGAAACCGATAACGGCGTGAGCCAGGACGGTGTGCCGGTACTCAATCACGACCCGCACATCCAGGCGCAAAAATGCCGCCGCGCGGATGGCACGGCTTACACGGAGGCCGATGAGGTGCTGGTGAAAGACCTGACGCTGGCCGAAATACAGACCCAATTCATCTGCGACAAGGTGTTCCGCGGCCCCGATCAGCAGAACAATCCTGCTCTTTCGCCGGTGGCGGTAGCCTTCGCCGCCTCGCACGGCCTCACGCATCCCTACGTCATGCCGTCCACACAGCAACTGTTCGATTTTGTGAACACCTATGTGGATTACTATCGCAGCGGTATAGGCAGTGCACACCCCAACGCCGCGAAACGCTGGAAGAATGCGCTCAAGGTGCGTTACAACATCGAGACCAAGATCAACCCGCGCGCCGAGTTCGCAGCCCGCACCATCGGGCACGAACCGTTTGCCGCCACGGTCGCGACTGTGATCGCCGACAACGGTTTGCAAACCCGTGCCGACATTCAATCGTTCGATTTCCGCACCCTGCTCGACGTGCACAAGACCTATCCCGGCATCCGCACGGTGTTTCTGTTCGGCGATTTTCCGATCTACGCCGATTCGGCCATCGCCGGTTCCGATGACGGCACCAACTTGCAGGACGAACACGGCGCCAACACACCGTGGCTGGCCGGTCTGCAATGGCCGTATCGCGTCACCAAAGACAGCGCGCCGTTCCGCGCGCAACAGAGCGGCGGATTTGAAGGCATGGCGCTGTCCAGCGACGGGAGCAAACTCTACCCGCTATTGGAACGCCCGCTCGCCGGTGACGACGCCAAGACCTTGCTGATTCACGAGTACGACATCGCCGGCAAGTCCTACACCGGTAAGCAACATAAATACCGTCTGGATACGCGCGGCACCAATATCGGCGACTTCATCCTTTATAACAAGGAAGAAGGCCTGGTGATTGAACGCGACGGCACACAGGGAGACCTCAACGGCTTTAAAAAGCTGTTCAAGATCGAGCTGGAGGATCACGGCGAGTATGTGGAGAAGAAAGAGGCTGCCGACTTGCTGCGCATCAAGGATCCGCATCGCATCAGTGAACCGGTGCAGACGGGCGATGTCGGAACCGGCTTTAACTTCGCCTTCCCGTTCGTGACCATCGAGGACGTGGTGGTGCTCGACAGCAAGACACTCGGTGTACTGAACGATAACAACTATCCGTTCAGCGTGGGTCGCCATGTCGGCACAAGCCAGCCGGATGACAACGAATTCATCCTCATCAAGCTGGAGCAGGCCCTGGATAGCAAGGAAAAGGACAAGAAGTAA
- a CDS encoding sigma-70 family RNA polymerase sigma factor: MPHMQSAYNLARWLVRNDHDAEDMVQEAYLRAFKFFDSFRGGGDARAWLLSIVRNTCYTWLKQNRVQDLITSFDEEVHEHSAALEATSSISTTNPETLLLQQVDEQTLRQALEALPVEFREVMILRELEDMSYKQIAAITDVPVGTVMSRLARARKRLQECLTVGAKEGVSL; encoded by the coding sequence ATGCCGCACATGCAGTCCGCCTACAATCTGGCGCGCTGGCTGGTGCGCAACGATCATGACGCGGAGGATATGGTACAGGAGGCTTATTTACGCGCCTTCAAATTCTTTGATAGTTTTCGCGGCGGCGGGGACGCACGCGCCTGGCTGCTCTCCATCGTGCGTAACACATGCTACACGTGGCTGAAGCAAAATCGTGTGCAGGATTTGATAACGTCATTCGATGAGGAAGTCCATGAACATTCCGCCGCGCTTGAAGCAACATCCAGTATTTCTACTACGAATCCGGAGACGCTCTTATTGCAGCAAGTGGATGAACAAACACTGAGACAGGCTTTGGAAGCGCTGCCCGTTGAGTTTCGTGAGGTGATGATACTGCGCGAGCTAGAAGACATGTCTTATAAACAAATTGCGGCCATCACCGACGTGCCGGTGGGGACGGTGATGTCCCGCTTGGCCCGCGCACGTAAGCGGCTCCAGGAATGCTTGACCGTAGGCGCGAAGGAAGGGGTATCCCTATGA
- a CDS encoding anti-sigma factor: MNCEDAKNLIHAYADGELELLKSLELDQHLKSCSVCAQIFSNHHALCSALKGESLYLKPHRDLQSRIHSALRKADKSERKLRNAIPWSWLNTGAALALVAVLAWTVVPLLSTRSVDDMVEKEIVANHVRSLLANHLTDVASSDQHTVKPWFNGKLDFSPPVEDFAQQGFPLTGARLDYLENKTVAALVYRYRKHYINLFIWPADDEAVTAAKVLSRQGYHIIHWTQSGMRFWAVSELNKDELQEFVRLVQRSSNNRM, translated from the coding sequence ATGAACTGTGAAGATGCGAAAAACTTGATTCACGCCTACGCGGACGGGGAATTGGAGTTGCTTAAGAGTTTAGAGCTGGATCAGCATCTGAAGTCGTGTTCGGTCTGTGCGCAGATATTCAGCAACCACCACGCTCTGTGCTCCGCGCTCAAGGGCGAGTCACTCTATCTTAAACCGCACAGAGATTTGCAAAGCCGCATCCATTCCGCCTTGCGCAAGGCGGATAAATCGGAACGAAAGCTCCGCAACGCAATTCCCTGGTCATGGCTCAATACGGGCGCCGCCCTGGCCTTGGTTGCAGTTTTGGCGTGGACTGTCGTGCCGCTTTTGTCCACCCGTTCGGTAGACGATATGGTAGAGAAGGAGATTGTCGCTAATCACGTGCGCTCACTGCTGGCGAATCACCTTACCGATGTAGCATCGTCCGATCAACATACGGTGAAACCCTGGTTTAACGGCAAGCTCGATTTTTCACCGCCGGTAGAAGATTTTGCCCAGCAGGGATTCCCTTTAACCGGCGCGCGGTTGGATTATCTCGAAAATAAAACGGTGGCCGCGCTGGTCTACCGGTATCGTAAGCACTACATCAACCTATTTATCTGGCCAGCCGATGACGAGGCGGTTACAGCCGCCAAAGTGTTGTCACGTCAGGGCTATCATATTATTCACTGGACCCAATCAGGCATGCGCTTTTGGGCGGTGTCGGAGCTTAATAAAGACGAGTTACAGGAATTTGTAAGACTGGTTCAGCGCTCATCGAATAACCGCATGTAA
- a CDS encoding c-type cytochrome, which yields MKFSRFFTGSLLVIGLLVAALVFLMDTDGVQDKKGKLLKDLTITQAQTEVRAADAESIGRGKYLVKAADCYGCHGDPKNGGALSGGLGLDTPFGTFRTPNITPDKQYGIGAWSQAEFKAALRNGVGRKGEYLFPVFPYTSFTKLTDRDMEDIYAYLMSLPAVPAPDKPHKVKPPFGWRALLFFWRELFFTVGPIRTEPARGEDWNRGNYLVNAVTHCEECHTPRNFLGALKPNRSFSGNIGGPERQNATNITSDVKTGIGSWSIEDIQVLLKTGMTPESDLVGSAMKAVVRGTSKLTDADRHAMAVYLKSIPPIHVDLPPPKLASQSR from the coding sequence ATGAAATTTTCGCGATTTTTCACTGGATCGCTCCTCGTCATTGGGCTCCTCGTTGCGGCGCTGGTGTTCCTGATGGACACCGACGGCGTGCAGGACAAGAAAGGCAAGTTGCTCAAAGATCTCACCATCACCCAGGCACAAACGGAGGTGCGCGCTGCCGATGCGGAGTCGATCGGACGCGGTAAATATCTTGTCAAAGCAGCTGATTGCTACGGCTGCCACGGGGACCCCAAGAATGGCGGAGCCCTTTCGGGCGGCCTCGGACTCGATACACCTTTTGGCACTTTCCGTACCCCCAACATCACGCCCGATAAGCAGTACGGCATCGGAGCCTGGAGTCAGGCGGAGTTCAAGGCCGCACTGCGCAACGGCGTCGGGCGCAAGGGAGAGTATCTCTTCCCGGTCTTTCCCTACACCTCGTTTACCAAGCTTACCGATCGCGACATGGAAGATATTTACGCCTACCTCATGAGCCTGCCAGCAGTACCGGCGCCCGACAAACCGCACAAAGTGAAGCCGCCCTTCGGCTGGCGCGCGCTCCTCTTCTTCTGGCGTGAATTGTTCTTTACCGTCGGACCGATCAGGACCGAACCGGCCCGGGGAGAAGACTGGAATCGCGGCAATTATCTCGTTAATGCCGTTACGCACTGCGAGGAGTGCCATACGCCGCGCAATTTTCTGGGCGCGCTCAAGCCCAATAGATCCTTCTCTGGAAATATTGGCGGTCCCGAGAGGCAGAATGCGACAAACATTACTTCGGACGTCAAGACGGGCATCGGCAGTTGGTCGATCGAGGATATACAGGTGCTGCTGAAGACCGGCATGACACCCGAATCGGATCTCGTAGGTTCGGCCATGAAGGCCGTGGTACGGGGAACTTCAAAGCTCACCGATGCCGACCGTCACGCCATGGCGGTCTACCTCAAGAGTATACCGCCGATCCACGTCGACCTCCCGCCGCCGAAGCTGGCCTCCCAGAGCAGATGA
- a CDS encoding GNAT family N-acetyltransferase, with protein MLQTARREPVFQSQAPAEQGHQLYVTLTRKPEDIRAAQRLRYQVFVEEMGAGAGDPFSRTEEDEFDPYCLHLLVRDAAHHHQVVGCYRILTDNEAARAGNYYSQTEFDLGRILSLPGRFMEVGRTCVHPDYRNGATVSLLWQGLARFMMAHKFDYLMGCASISLEKGMEYITALYTALNEKHSSPPAQRVYPHLPLFNSMPHPVAGAGQIAFPPLLSAYLRMGAMICGEPAWDPQFNVADLFVLLSAKRIHPRYARHFMQRSEA; from the coding sequence ATGCTGCAAACGGCCCGTCGTGAACCCGTTTTTCAATCACAGGCGCCTGCTGAACAAGGGCATCAACTTTATGTGACCCTTACGCGCAAACCGGAAGATATCCGCGCTGCGCAACGCCTGCGTTATCAAGTTTTCGTTGAGGAAATGGGAGCAGGCGCCGGTGATCCCTTTTCACGCACGGAGGAGGACGAGTTTGATCCTTATTGTCTGCATCTGCTGGTGCGCGACGCCGCGCATCATCATCAGGTGGTTGGTTGCTACCGTATCCTTACCGACAACGAGGCGGCGCGCGCAGGAAACTACTATTCACAGACTGAATTTGATCTCGGCCGGATTTTAAGCCTGCCGGGAAGGTTCATGGAAGTCGGCCGTACCTGTGTGCACCCTGATTACCGTAATGGCGCCACGGTGAGTTTGTTATGGCAGGGGCTTGCCCGCTTTATGATGGCGCACAAGTTTGATTACCTGATGGGGTGCGCGAGCATCTCCCTAGAGAAGGGTATGGAGTATATTACCGCTCTTTATACCGCGCTCAATGAGAAGCACTCAAGCCCGCCGGCGCAGCGCGTCTACCCGCATTTACCTTTGTTCAACAGCATGCCGCATCCCGTTGCGGGGGCTGGCCAAATCGCTTTTCCTCCCCTGCTCAGCGCTTATCTGCGCATGGGGGCGATGATCTGCGGTGAGCCGGCTTGGGATCCTCAGTTCAATGTGGCGGATCTATTCGTTCTGCTTTCCGCAAAGCGCATACATCCCCGTTACGCAAGACATTTCATGCAGCGTTCGGAAGCTTAG
- a CDS encoding transposase has protein sequence MRKLEIGDADIMRIAIQQEIARSEESRYDHRLHGLLLITGGQSCGQVADLFGEDRRTVQRWVKTFEAHGLDGLREGERSGRPRSLDARRWAALGKDLRRSPREFGHEAGLWDGKLLSQHLRLRYGVELGVRQCQRLFRDMGFRFRKPRPQVAQSDPAKVTALKKTAAPGQKRGG, from the coding sequence ATGCGGAAACTGGAAATTGGCGATGCCGACATCATGCGCATTGCGATCCAACAGGAAATTGCCCGCTCCGAAGAGTCGCGCTACGACCACCGGCTTCATGGTTTGTTGCTGATCACCGGCGGCCAAAGTTGTGGGCAGGTGGCCGATCTGTTCGGTGAAGATCGGCGTACCGTGCAACGCTGGGTCAAGACGTTTGAGGCACACGGGCTGGACGGTTTGCGTGAGGGCGAGCGTTCTGGCCGGCCGAGATCGCTGGATGCCCGTCGGTGGGCCGCGCTGGGCAAAGACCTCAGACGCAGTCCGCGTGAATTCGGTCATGAGGCCGGTCTGTGGGACGGCAAATTGCTCTCGCAACATTTGCGATTGCGCTACGGGGTGGAACTGGGTGTGCGGCAATGCCAGCGGCTCTTCCGTGACATGGGATTCCGCTTCCGCAAGCCCAGGCCACAAGTCGCCCAGTCTGATCCGGCCAAGGTCACAGCCCTTAAAAAAACTGCGGCGCCTGGCCAAAAAAGAGGAGGTTGA
- a CDS encoding IS630 family transposase codes for MDERHFQQHGTRCRMWAPPEDKDPVVIHAPTRKSIACFGAVSLHTGKFVRSISAKFDAQTFGDFLKKLLRRRSRGKKRVIVLDNARHHHAKLLASWLHQRRQDLALVFLPPYSPQLAPIERVWKLARRLATHNRYFASLDDVLMAVDSCFDQWRKPNSVLRRLCGII; via the coding sequence TTGGACGAACGCCACTTCCAGCAACACGGAACGCGCTGCCGGATGTGGGCGCCCCCGGAAGACAAAGACCCGGTGGTTATCCATGCGCCGACACGCAAGTCTATCGCCTGTTTTGGCGCGGTCAGCCTGCACACTGGGAAATTCGTTCGTTCAATATCCGCCAAGTTCGACGCCCAAACGTTTGGGGACTTCTTGAAGAAGTTGCTGCGGCGCCGTTCGAGAGGGAAGAAAAGGGTCATCGTGCTGGATAACGCTCGGCATCACCATGCCAAACTTCTTGCATCTTGGTTGCACCAGCGTCGACAAGACCTCGCCTTGGTGTTCTTGCCGCCGTACAGTCCCCAGCTCGCGCCCATTGAGCGAGTCTGGAAGTTGGCGCGGCGACTGGCAACTCACAATCGCTATTTTGCCAGCCTGGACGATGTGTTGATGGCGGTAGACTCATGTTTCGATCAGTGGCGAAAGCCAAACTCCGTTCTGCGCCGGCTATGCGGCATTATTTAA